The Zobellia alginiliquefaciens genome contains a region encoding:
- a CDS encoding SixA phosphatase family protein, which produces MKTLIMVRHGKSSWDYSVSDRDRPLQERGINDALLVSDKFKSEGNTIDAVFSSTANRALHTCMIFVRQLQVPLASVSLTNNLYDFSGESVFDFVTALDDSLDTVMIFGHNHAFTHVANSLGNTYIDNVSTSGLVHLVFDVDSWSLVEKGTTKQTIFPKDLR; this is translated from the coding sequence ATGAAAACGTTGATAATGGTCAGGCATGGTAAATCTTCTTGGGATTATTCGGTGAGCGACCGAGATAGGCCACTGCAAGAAAGAGGAATTAACGATGCGCTTTTAGTGTCGGATAAATTCAAGTCGGAAGGTAATACTATAGATGCGGTTTTCTCAAGTACTGCAAATAGGGCACTGCATACCTGTATGATTTTTGTACGACAGTTACAGGTTCCGTTGGCATCTGTGAGCTTAACGAATAATCTCTATGATTTTTCGGGAGAGTCGGTTTTTGATTTTGTAACAGCGCTTGATGATTCTTTGGATACGGTAATGATTTTTGGTCATAATCATGCTTTTACGCATGTTGCCAATTCTTTGGGAAATACCTATATTGACAACGTTTCTACCAGTGGGTTGGTACATCTTGTTTTTGATGTAGACAGCTGGAGTTTAGTTGAGAAAGGAACCACGAAACAAACAATTTTCCCGAAAGACCTAAGATAA
- a CDS encoding TatD family hydrolase has protein sequence MEDKMMIIDPHVHMTSRTTDDYEAMAAAGVVAIIEPSFWLGQPRTQVGSFQDYYSSLVGWEPFRASQFGIQHYCTIGLNSKEANNEALAEQVIELLPLYVHKQNVVAIGEIGYDDQTPAEDKYFRMQLEMAKELDMVVQVHTPHRDKKAGTLKSMEVCLEHGLDPSKVVIDHNNEETVKDVLDRGFIAAFTIYPKTKMGNERMVAVVEKYGSNNIIVDSSADWGVSDPLAVPKTANLMLKRGIAKEDVVKTCYQNALDIFGSNGKMKEEHWLKPKGVNQAQLFNDNSVLRGQEPRIDSDQIT, from the coding sequence ATGGAAGATAAAATGATGATAATCGACCCGCATGTACACATGACATCGCGAACTACGGACGATTATGAAGCCATGGCCGCGGCCGGAGTAGTTGCTATAATTGAACCTTCTTTTTGGTTGGGACAACCAAGGACTCAAGTAGGTTCTTTTCAAGATTATTATAGCAGTTTAGTAGGCTGGGAGCCGTTTAGGGCTAGCCAGTTTGGTATTCAACATTATTGTACAATAGGTTTAAATTCTAAAGAAGCGAATAATGAGGCCCTGGCGGAACAGGTTATTGAGCTTTTGCCTTTGTACGTGCACAAGCAGAATGTGGTGGCTATAGGTGAGATAGGTTATGACGATCAAACTCCTGCGGAGGACAAATACTTTCGTATGCAGCTAGAAATGGCCAAAGAATTGGATATGGTCGTGCAAGTACATACGCCTCACCGCGATAAAAAAGCCGGTACTTTAAAAAGTATGGAGGTTTGTTTGGAGCATGGCTTAGACCCTTCAAAAGTTGTTATTGACCATAATAATGAAGAAACGGTTAAAGACGTTTTAGATAGAGGTTTTATAGCAGCGTTTACTATTTACCCAAAAACAAAAATGGGGAACGAACGTATGGTTGCCGTCGTGGAAAAATACGGAAGCAATAATATTATTGTAGATAGTTCTGCGGATTGGGGTGTAAGTGATCCTTTGGCCGTGCCAAAAACAGCAAATCTTATGCTAAAAAGGGGTATAGCAAAAGAAGACGTTGTAAAAACCTGTTACCAAAATGCATTGGACATTTTTGGTTCTAACGGAAAAATGAAAGAGGAGCACTGGCTGAAGCCTAAAGGGGTGAACCAGGCTCAACTTTTTAATGATAATAGTGTGTTAAGAGGGCAAGAGCCAAGGATAGATTCTGATCAGATTACATAA
- a CDS encoding tRNA-(ms[2]io[6]A)-hydroxylase: protein MLGLKLPTDPRWVNIVEKNIDEILTDHAYCEQKAASTAISLIISFPEYTELVEEMIALSREEMAHFKMVHDRITARGQSLGRDRKDEYVLQLIKFFPKGGSRTTQLVHRLLYAALIEARSCERFRLLSEELEDKELADFYHKLMVSEAGHYTMFLKFARQYGDRTEVDEKWQALLDFEAEIMKDLGSKESIHG from the coding sequence ATGCTAGGTTTAAAGTTGCCAACTGACCCAAGATGGGTAAATATTGTTGAGAAAAATATAGATGAAATATTGACCGATCATGCGTATTGTGAGCAAAAAGCAGCAAGCACAGCCATATCCTTAATCATAAGTTTTCCGGAATATACAGAGTTGGTGGAAGAAATGATAGCACTTTCACGGGAGGAAATGGCCCATTTTAAAATGGTTCATGACCGAATTACAGCAAGAGGCCAAAGCTTAGGACGTGACCGAAAAGATGAGTATGTTCTTCAATTAATAAAGTTCTTTCCAAAAGGTGGAAGCCGTACTACCCAATTGGTGCATCGTCTTTTGTATGCGGCATTAATTGAAGCTCGGAGCTGCGAACGGTTCAGGTTACTATCAGAAGAACTTGAAGATAAAGAACTTGCCGATTTTTACCATAAACTTATGGTGAGCGAAGCAGGTCATTATACCATGTTCTTAAAGTTTGCAAGACAATATGGAGACCGCACAGAAGTTGATGAAAAATGGCAGGCCCTTTTAGATTTCGAGGCTGAAATAATGAAGGACTTAGGCAGTAAAGAAAGTATTCACGGATAA
- the eboC gene encoding UbiA-like protein EboC (EboC, a homolog the polyprenyltransferase UbiA, belongs to system of proteins involved in the trafficking of precursor metabolites to an extracytoplasmic compartment so that the biosynthesis of certain natural products, such as scytonemin, can be completed.) translates to MNSTFLGYARLARPANLPTAAADILAGVAIGGVFVGGVTLGFLGSEMFTHILYLVFSSVFLYAGGVILNDVFDFKLDQAERPERPIPSGVVSLTAATLYGSVALVIGVMLAFLVSNISGVVAVALALAILLYDGIAKKYDFFGPLSMGLCRGINLLLGMSILGDFNYWFMAIIPIVYIFAITLISRGEVHGENKNHIVLAGVLYGMVILAVASIAILYTDALIFSLLFLVVFAFTVFRPLVKAHSVNSPENIKKAVMAGVISLILLDSSIAVVFSDWWYGLIILALLPVSKGLSKLFAVT, encoded by the coding sequence ATGAATTCTACATTTCTTGGATATGCGCGATTGGCAAGACCTGCTAACTTACCGACTGCAGCAGCCGATATTTTGGCTGGTGTAGCCATTGGTGGTGTTTTTGTGGGTGGTGTTACATTAGGCTTTTTAGGTTCGGAAATGTTTACGCATATACTGTACCTAGTGTTTTCGTCCGTTTTTTTATATGCCGGCGGGGTTATTCTTAATGATGTTTTTGATTTTAAGTTAGATCAAGCAGAACGACCGGAACGTCCTATACCTAGTGGGGTGGTGTCGCTAACCGCTGCAACTCTGTATGGTTCGGTTGCATTGGTTATAGGGGTAATGTTGGCCTTTTTGGTGTCCAATATTTCGGGTGTTGTAGCAGTTGCTCTCGCTTTGGCTATACTTTTGTATGATGGGATTGCTAAAAAATATGATTTTTTTGGTCCATTGAGTATGGGCCTGTGTAGAGGTATAAATCTCTTGCTTGGAATGTCCATATTAGGAGATTTCAATTACTGGTTTATGGCTATTATTCCTATCGTCTATATCTTTGCTATCACGCTGATTAGTAGGGGGGAGGTGCATGGCGAAAACAAAAACCATATTGTATTGGCAGGTGTCCTTTATGGCATGGTAATTTTGGCCGTAGCATCGATAGCTATTTTATATACGGATGCCTTAATATTTTCGTTATTGTTTCTAGTAGTGTTTGCGTTCACGGTCTTTAGGCCTTTGGTCAAAGCCCATTCCGTAAACTCTCCTGAGAATATTAAAAAAGCGGTAATGGCAGGAGTTATATCGCTTATATTATTGGATTCGTCTATCGCTGTTGTCTTTTCAGATTGGTGGTATGGATTAATAATATTGGCATTGTTGCCGGTTTCTAAAGGCTTGTCAAAACTATTTGCCGTTACTTAA
- the eboE gene encoding metabolite traffic protein EboE — protein sequence MRIDKNFQLTYCTNIHPGFDWKTTFDSLKNHVPQIKQKVSPSEPFGLGLRLSNKASEELALSGNLDEFQQWLSENEVYVFTMNGFPYGNFHNERVKDDVHAPDWTTPERLIYTKRMFDQLAALLPEGNTGGISTSPVSYKYWHATEEATKSAFETGGKGMVEVAIHLHKIEKETGKYLHLDIEPEPDGMLENSDEVLQFFKDYLLPIGETMIGDTLGLDVEDAKKLIYRYLTVCYDICHFSLAYEEPKETFEKFEKAGIAIGKIQVSAALKILSNPSGNEEIWKALALFDEPTYLHQVTEKVGGKVKTYNDLPIVLEHKREFKELRAHFHVPIFLERFGALDSTQDHILKVMKYLKEHPVSKHLEIETYTWDVLPSALKKDLSESIIREIDWFVEKF from the coding sequence TTGCGCATAGATAAAAATTTTCAACTTACATATTGTACCAATATCCACCCAGGATTTGATTGGAAGACCACTTTTGACAGTCTTAAGAATCATGTTCCACAGATTAAGCAAAAAGTATCTCCTAGTGAGCCTTTTGGGTTGGGTTTAAGATTGTCTAATAAAGCGAGTGAAGAACTTGCCTTGAGTGGAAATTTAGATGAATTTCAGCAATGGTTAAGTGAGAATGAGGTATATGTCTTTACCATGAACGGCTTTCCCTATGGTAATTTTCATAACGAACGTGTTAAGGATGATGTGCATGCACCAGATTGGACCACTCCAGAGCGATTGATTTATACGAAACGAATGTTTGATCAATTGGCCGCTTTGCTTCCGGAAGGTAATACAGGTGGGATTTCAACATCTCCTGTAAGTTATAAATATTGGCACGCCACGGAAGAGGCAACAAAATCGGCTTTTGAAACGGGTGGCAAAGGTATGGTCGAAGTCGCTATTCATCTGCATAAAATAGAAAAGGAAACAGGAAAATATCTACATCTTGATATTGAACCGGAACCGGACGGTATGTTGGAGAATAGCGATGAGGTTCTTCAATTTTTTAAAGATTATCTATTGCCTATTGGTGAGACCATGATAGGTGATACGTTAGGCTTGGATGTAGAAGATGCGAAGAAATTAATTTACCGTTATCTTACGGTTTGTTATGATATCTGCCATTTTTCATTGGCTTATGAGGAGCCAAAGGAAACTTTTGAAAAATTTGAAAAAGCAGGAATCGCAATAGGTAAAATTCAAGTAAGTGCCGCTTTAAAAATCCTTTCAAATCCATCTGGAAATGAGGAAATATGGAAAGCTTTAGCTCTTTTTGATGAGCCTACCTATTTACATCAAGTTACTGAAAAGGTAGGTGGCAAGGTGAAAACCTATAATGACCTGCCTATAGTTCTTGAGCATAAAAGGGAATTTAAGGAATTACGAGCACATTTTCATGTACCTATATTTTTGGAACGGTTTGGCGCTTTAGACTCTACCCAAGACCATATTCTAAAAGTGATGAAATATTTAAAAGAACACCCTGTTTCTAAACATTTGGAGATTGAGACCTATACTTGGGACGTTCTCCCATCTGCTCTAAAAAAAGACCTTTCGGAGTCTATTATTAGGGAGATTGATTGGTTTGTAGAAAAGTTTTAG
- the pdxH gene encoding pyridoxamine 5'-phosphate oxidase, whose product MQKDLGDYRKSYEKSALLEGAISDNPMELFQKWFYETEASDGVEEPNAMTVSTIGLDGYPKSRVVLLKKFTHEGFIFYTNYNSEKGKAIAANPNVCISFFWPTLERQIIIKGKAEKIAENLSDGYFESRPEGSKLGAIVSNQSAVISSREVLEDKLRSLEREFEDKEISRPEHWGGYIVKPQSIEFWQGRPNRLHDRIRYSLMDNIDWKMERLAP is encoded by the coding sequence ATGCAAAAAGATTTAGGAGATTACCGAAAGTCATATGAAAAAAGTGCCCTTTTAGAAGGTGCTATTTCAGATAATCCAATGGAGCTGTTTCAGAAGTGGTTCTATGAGACCGAAGCTTCTGATGGGGTTGAAGAGCCCAATGCTATGACCGTTTCTACCATTGGTTTGGATGGTTACCCTAAAAGTAGGGTGGTATTGCTAAAAAAGTTTACCCATGAAGGTTTTATTTTTTATACCAATTATAACAGTGAGAAGGGAAAAGCTATTGCTGCTAATCCTAATGTATGTATATCTTTCTTTTGGCCTACTTTAGAAAGGCAGATTATTATAAAGGGCAAGGCGGAAAAAATTGCGGAGAATTTATCGGACGGTTATTTTGAGTCTCGCCCCGAGGGAAGTAAACTAGGGGCTATTGTCTCTAACCAAAGTGCCGTAATTTCCTCAAGGGAAGTGTTAGAGGATAAGCTCCGGTCGCTTGAGCGGGAATTTGAAGACAAAGAAATTTCACGACCAGAACATTGGGGAGGTTATATAGTAAAACCACAGTCTATTGAGTTTTGGCAAGGAAGACCAAACCGGTTGCATGACCGTATTAGATATTCTTTAATGGATAATATAGATTGGAAGATGGAGCGTTTGGCGCCGTAA
- a CDS encoding EboA domain-containing protein has product MELTKLDQELQSLLSSNLDPDTNSWLHSKLEQIISASSTKDLYMTYSLLASKIDSNTVLNLGPDTDEVTEYLRAQNATTLQIARIYLLIKVLKADGDFFVPKVANLIQVADTSELETFLKYLILLPNAENYKQTAVEALRTNIATIFEAISMQNPYPAIYFNDQQWNQMFLKAAFMQLDLSAILSIDERANKDLTRIISDYAHERWAASRDIEPLFWRPVAAFLDDTLLKDIERLFASDNPIENKVAALCCYSSQEQRAKELLAKHPELEAQVANKEITWKNIKA; this is encoded by the coding sequence ATGGAATTAACCAAATTAGACCAAGAACTTCAGTCTTTATTGAGCAGTAATTTAGACCCTGATACAAATTCATGGCTGCATTCAAAACTAGAGCAAATAATTAGTGCTAGTTCAACCAAAGACCTGTACATGACCTATAGCCTATTGGCTAGTAAAATAGATTCGAACACTGTTTTGAATTTAGGTCCTGATACAGATGAAGTGACGGAGTATTTACGTGCACAGAACGCAACAACACTGCAAATAGCGCGGATTTATCTTTTAATAAAGGTCCTGAAGGCAGATGGGGATTTCTTTGTTCCTAAAGTTGCCAATCTTATACAGGTGGCAGATACCTCTGAGCTGGAAACATTCTTGAAGTACCTCATTCTGTTGCCCAATGCCGAAAATTATAAGCAGACCGCAGTAGAAGCTTTGCGGACCAATATTGCTACCATATTCGAGGCAATAAGCATGCAGAATCCGTATCCCGCAATATATTTTAATGATCAACAATGGAACCAAATGTTCCTTAAAGCTGCTTTTATGCAGTTAGATCTTTCTGCCATTTTAAGTATTGATGAGCGAGCGAATAAGGATTTAACAAGAATTATATCTGATTACGCACATGAGCGATGGGCGGCATCTCGTGACATAGAGCCGTTATTTTGGCGGCCTGTTGCGGCATTTTTAGATGATACCCTATTGAAAGATATAGAGCGGTTGTTTGCTAGCGATAATCCTATTGAAAATAAAGTAGCGGCATTGTGTTGCTATAGTTCCCAAGAGCAAAGGGCTAAGGAATTATTGGCAAAGCACCCGGAATTAGAAGCTCAAGTAGCAAATAAAGAAATTACCTGGAAAAATATAAAAGCTTAA
- a CDS encoding 3-dehydroquinate synthase: MFKTIEQKFEVSYQYGLHFTENLFGIKNTLFRDVIKAYKNEPVKLLFVVDDGVAEAHPELIKNIKTYCLQYQENLVHTKSMLVQGGEACKNDESQVEDILKAVSEYAICRHSFVVVIGGGAVIDMAGYAAAIAHRGVKLIRIPTTVLSQDDSAVGVKNSVNAFGKKNFIGTFVPPFAIINDTDFLKTLEQRDWISGISEALKVALIKDGVFFEYLEKNAHLLRDRNMEAMQYTIYRCAEMHMHHIAQGGDPFESGSSRPLDFGHWAAHKLEYMTNYALRHGEAVAKGIVLDVAYAHLIGLINEADLNRVVRVFQNIGFDLSFPLAFKKEVTELLNGIEEFREHLGGELTITLISDIGKKHDVHEIDREIMKNALELVNEISKLKVE; this comes from the coding sequence ATGTTTAAAACAATAGAACAGAAATTTGAGGTTTCATATCAATATGGCCTCCACTTTACCGAAAACTTGTTCGGTATAAAAAACACCTTATTCAGGGATGTAATCAAGGCTTATAAAAATGAGCCCGTAAAGTTGCTTTTTGTTGTTGATGATGGAGTGGCCGAGGCGCATCCGGAGTTAATAAAAAACATTAAAACCTACTGTTTGCAGTATCAGGAGAATTTGGTACATACAAAAAGTATGTTGGTACAAGGTGGTGAGGCCTGTAAGAATGATGAGAGTCAGGTTGAAGATATTCTAAAAGCGGTTAGTGAATACGCCATTTGCCGGCATTCTTTTGTAGTCGTAATTGGCGGCGGTGCGGTTATTGATATGGCAGGTTATGCCGCGGCAATTGCCCATAGAGGTGTGAAACTTATACGTATACCAACAACGGTATTATCTCAAGATGATTCTGCGGTAGGGGTTAAGAATAGTGTAAATGCCTTTGGGAAGAAGAATTTTATAGGAACTTTCGTTCCTCCGTTCGCTATAATAAACGATACGGATTTTTTAAAAACCTTGGAGCAGCGCGATTGGATATCCGGTATTTCGGAAGCTTTAAAAGTTGCGCTGATTAAAGATGGGGTCTTTTTTGAGTATTTGGAAAAAAATGCACATCTATTAAGAGATAGAAATATGGAAGCTATGCAGTACACTATATATAGGTGTGCCGAAATGCATATGCATCACATAGCTCAAGGTGGAGATCCGTTTGAAAGTGGTTCTTCCAGACCATTGGATTTTGGACATTGGGCTGCCCATAAATTAGAATATATGACCAATTATGCACTGCGTCATGGTGAAGCGGTTGCAAAAGGAATTGTTCTAGATGTTGCCTATGCGCATTTAATCGGTTTGATTAATGAAGCCGATTTAAATCGTGTGGTACGTGTTTTTCAGAATATAGGTTTTGATCTGAGTTTTCCGTTGGCTTTTAAGAAAGAAGTAACGGAGTTGTTAAATGGAATTGAAGAATTCCGGGAGCACTTAGGAGGAGAACTCACTATTACTCTAATTTCGGACATTGGTAAAAAACATGATGTTCATGAAATAGATAGGGAAATCATGAAAAACGCATTGGAGTTGGTAAACGAAATTTCTAAACTTAAAGTAGAGTAG
- a CDS encoding DUF3291 domain-containing protein: MINHHLSQVNIARMLAPIDDPIMADFVSDLDRINGIADKSTGFVWRLKGEDDNATALRVFEDDFLIINMSVWTTKEALFNFTYASQHAGVMMKKKKWFHAMSDMHMCLWYTKEGHIPTPAEAKERLKYLNEHGESPYAFSFKGQFTVEEALNYTPKN, from the coding sequence ATGATCAACCACCACCTTTCACAAGTTAACATAGCAAGAATGCTTGCGCCTATTGACGATCCCATAATGGCAGATTTTGTTAGTGATCTGGATCGTATTAATGGTATTGCCGATAAAAGTACTGGGTTCGTATGGCGGTTGAAAGGTGAAGATGACAATGCTACGGCATTACGTGTTTTTGAAGATGATTTTCTGATCATAAACATGTCTGTATGGACAACTAAAGAAGCTTTGTTCAATTTTACCTATGCTTCACAGCATGCCGGGGTAATGATGAAAAAGAAAAAATGGTTTCATGCTATGTCAGATATGCACATGTGTCTTTGGTATACGAAAGAGGGGCATATACCAACTCCGGCAGAAGCAAAAGAACGCCTAAAATATCTTAACGAGCATGGCGAGTCTCCGTATGCGTTTAGTTTTAAGGGGCAATTTACAGTTGAAGAAGCGCTGAACTATACGCCCAAGAACTAG
- the ppk1 gene encoding polyphosphate kinase 1 — MIKTKPKYINREISWLRFNERVLQECEDENVPLIERLRFLGIFSNNLDEFFKVRYATVKRIFEAGKSGKSVLGGEKAKDLLEEITKFVIEQQRKSVEILKNIENELEAQDIYLLNETELSEKQGAFAKKYFTQKVSPQLMTIILNDLAEFPMLKDTAAYLAVKMVLKSDDRTKSTFEKKEKRYALIEIPKGIDRFIVLPKEGDKNYVIILDDIIRYCMDSVFPMFDYKSISSHMIKITRDAELDIDNDLSKSFIEKIYSSVEHRKISDPVRFVYDKNIETDTLDFLKEKMGIEDADSVIPGGRYHNKRDYMGFPSLGREDLMYDKIAPLPVKGLSLEGSLLEQIAEKDYLQYTPYHTFSYILKFLREAALDPKVKAIKITVYRLANDSQVAACLSNAVKNGKQVTLQIELRARFDEQANIRYAEELQAEGVKLIFGVPGLKVHSKICMIDREENGVMKRYGFISTGNFNESTARIYTDYTLFTAKEPILKELNKVFDFFETTYKINKYKHLIVSPHYTKSFFVKLIDKEIANANAGKEAFIKIKMNSFTSYKMIDKLYEASNAGVKIQLIVRGICCLIPGVEGMSENIEAISIVDKFLEHPRMFIFCNAGDTRVFISSADFMTRNLENRVEVGCPIYDEDVKKELIDTYEISWNDNVKARIFNEAQDNAYRINDKPKLRSQFATYDYYLDKLGSDIPTTE, encoded by the coding sequence ATGATAAAGACAAAACCGAAGTATATAAATAGAGAGATAAGTTGGCTACGTTTTAATGAAAGAGTGCTTCAAGAGTGTGAGGATGAAAACGTGCCATTAATTGAACGTCTTCGTTTTTTAGGTATTTTTTCCAATAATTTAGATGAGTTTTTTAAAGTTCGTTATGCTACGGTAAAACGAATTTTTGAAGCAGGAAAATCTGGTAAAAGTGTGCTTGGTGGTGAGAAAGCCAAGGATTTACTTGAAGAGATAACCAAGTTTGTAATAGAACAGCAGCGTAAGAGTGTTGAAATTCTTAAGAACATTGAGAACGAACTTGAGGCCCAGGATATATATCTGCTAAACGAAACCGAACTTTCTGAAAAGCAAGGTGCGTTCGCTAAAAAATACTTTACCCAAAAAGTGAGTCCGCAACTCATGACCATTATTTTAAATGATTTGGCGGAGTTCCCAATGCTAAAGGATACTGCAGCCTATTTAGCTGTAAAAATGGTCCTAAAAAGTGATGATCGTACCAAAAGCACGTTTGAGAAAAAAGAGAAGCGCTATGCGTTAATTGAGATTCCTAAAGGTATTGATCGTTTTATTGTTCTGCCAAAAGAAGGGGATAAGAATTATGTCATTATACTAGATGATATCATTCGCTACTGTATGGACAGTGTTTTTCCTATGTTCGATTACAAGTCCATATCCTCTCACATGATCAAGATTACGCGGGATGCCGAACTTGATATTGATAATGATTTGAGTAAGAGTTTTATCGAGAAAATATACTCTAGTGTGGAGCATAGGAAAATTAGTGATCCTGTTCGTTTTGTATACGATAAAAATATAGAAACGGACACACTGGATTTCTTAAAGGAAAAGATGGGTATTGAAGATGCGGATAGCGTCATACCAGGAGGTAGATATCATAATAAAAGAGATTATATGGGCTTCCCCAGTTTGGGAAGAGAAGATTTAATGTATGATAAGATAGCCCCGTTACCTGTAAAAGGGCTTAGCCTTGAGGGGAGTTTGCTAGAGCAAATAGCGGAGAAAGATTATTTACAGTATACACCGTATCATACGTTTTCCTATATATTAAAGTTTTTAAGGGAAGCAGCTCTTGATCCCAAGGTAAAAGCCATTAAAATTACCGTTTATCGGTTGGCCAACGATTCTCAAGTGGCGGCATGTCTTTCTAATGCGGTAAAGAACGGAAAACAGGTAACTTTACAAATAGAGCTTCGTGCCCGTTTTGATGAACAGGCGAATATTAGATATGCCGAAGAACTTCAGGCGGAAGGCGTAAAACTTATTTTTGGCGTACCCGGTTTAAAAGTGCATAGTAAAATATGTATGATCGATCGCGAGGAGAACGGCGTTATGAAGCGCTATGGCTTTATTAGCACGGGTAACTTTAATGAGTCTACCGCCAGAATTTACACAGATTATACTTTGTTTACGGCTAAAGAGCCTATTTTGAAGGAGTTGAACAAAGTATTTGACTTTTTTGAGACTACCTATAAAATCAACAAATACAAGCATTTAATAGTATCGCCTCATTATACTAAATCTTTCTTTGTAAAGCTGATAGATAAAGAAATTGCGAATGCAAATGCGGGTAAGGAAGCTTTTATCAAAATTAAGATGAATAGTTTCACCTCCTATAAGATGATCGATAAATTATATGAGGCTAGCAATGCAGGTGTTAAGATACAGTTGATTGTTCGTGGTATCTGCTGCTTAATTCCGGGAGTTGAGGGAATGAGTGAAAATATTGAAGCGATCAGTATTGTAGATAAATTCTTGGAACATCCACGTATGTTCATATTCTGTAACGCTGGAGATACACGAGTATTTATTTCATCGGCAGATTTTATGACCCGTAATCTTGAAAATAGAGTAGAGGTAGGTTGTCCTATTTATGATGAAGACGTAAAAAAAGAATTGATAGATACGTACGAGATTTCTTGGAACGATAATGTCAAAGCAAGGATTTTCAATGAAGCGCAGGATAATGCATATCGAATAAATGATAAGCCCAAGTTGCGTTCACAGTTTGCGACTTATGATTATTATCTAGATAAATTAGGTTCCGATATTCCCACTACGGAGTAA
- a CDS encoding ribonuclease Z has translation MKLHILGCYAATPRTMTNPTSQVLEVRNHMFLIDCGEGTQVQLRKHKIKFSRINHIFISHLHGDHFFGLPGLISTFRLLGREKELHVYGPNGIKEAITLLLKLGDSWTNYPLYFHELTSKEPEVVFEDDKIKVETIRLNHRIYTNGFLFKEKLGERKLNVEAVAKYKVDKAYFQNIKNGRDVVLDNGTVIPNTDLSFDPPTPKSYAYCSDTAYKPDIVGQITNASTMYHESTFLESEAHLAERTKHSTAKEAAAIAKAANIGQLILGHYSTRYKSIELFKEEALEVFPNVELADDGKFFDF, from the coding sequence ATGAAATTGCATATTCTTGGTTGCTATGCTGCAACACCCCGTACAATGACCAACCCTACTTCTCAGGTGTTGGAAGTTAGAAATCACATGTTTTTAATAGATTGTGGAGAAGGCACGCAAGTGCAATTGCGAAAACATAAAATTAAGTTTTCCCGTATTAACCATATTTTTATTTCTCACTTACACGGTGACCATTTTTTTGGTTTGCCAGGTCTTATTTCAACTTTTCGTTTGTTGGGTAGGGAAAAAGAATTGCACGTATACGGCCCAAATGGAATTAAAGAGGCAATTACCCTTTTGTTAAAACTTGGGGATTCATGGACCAACTACCCCTTATATTTTCATGAACTCACCAGTAAAGAGCCAGAGGTGGTCTTTGAAGACGATAAAATTAAGGTAGAGACCATTCGCTTAAACCATAGGATATATACAAACGGGTTTCTCTTTAAAGAAAAACTGGGCGAACGAAAGTTGAATGTGGAAGCAGTTGCAAAATATAAAGTCGATAAAGCCTATTTTCAAAATATTAAGAATGGGAGAGATGTGGTTTTGGATAACGGTACGGTAATTCCTAATACGGATTTAAGTTTTGACCCTCCAACGCCAAAAAGTTATGCGTATTGTAGTGATACGGCATACAAACCTGATATTGTAGGGCAAATAACAAATGCTTCGACCATGTATCATGAATCTACTTTCTTAGAGTCTGAGGCTCACCTAGCGGAAAGAACAAAGCACTCCACGGCTAAGGAAGCTGCGGCAATTGCTAAAGCGGCCAATATTGGGCAGCTTATCCTAGGGCATTATTCCACACGTTATAAGTCTATTGAACTTTTTAAAGAAGAGGCCTTAGAGGTCTTTCCAAATGTAGAGCTTGCGGATGACGGTAAGTTTTTTGATTTTTAG